A single region of the Kocuria rosea genome encodes:
- a CDS encoding aldo/keto reductase, which yields MEYTRLGSSGLYVSRLALGTIPFGSGGGFEKIAGLGPDEARRQVDEALDRGVNFIDTANLYSAGDSERVLGEILGSRRDDVVLTSKARTPTGDGPNDGGASRLHLTRAVEDSLERLRTDHLDLLYIHQWDGQTPITETIATADELIRAGKIRYWGVSNYNGWQLAKTVYEARAAGLQGPIAHQAYYTPEAREIEYEIVPAARDLGIATFGWSPLGEGLLNGRVRRGAETPADTRQGTGWPEPHVVDRDRAYDLIELFAEIAGELGWTIPQVVISWILGRPGIDGTVIAARRFEHLTEDLDAAELTLPQEARDRITTASQLPAYYPLWHRLLNGQDRPEPAEAEFYAEQRGHVLGEEQA from the coding sequence ATGGAGTACACCCGACTCGGCAGTTCCGGCCTCTACGTCTCCCGGCTGGCCCTGGGCACCATCCCCTTCGGCTCCGGCGGAGGGTTCGAGAAGATCGCGGGCCTCGGCCCGGACGAGGCCCGCCGCCAGGTCGACGAGGCCCTGGACCGCGGCGTGAACTTCATCGACACCGCCAACCTGTACTCCGCCGGGGACTCGGAGCGCGTCCTGGGCGAGATCCTGGGGAGCCGGCGGGACGACGTCGTCCTCACCTCCAAGGCGCGGACCCCCACCGGGGACGGCCCGAACGACGGCGGCGCCAGCCGCCTCCACCTCACCCGCGCGGTCGAGGACAGCCTCGAGCGGCTGCGGACCGACCACCTCGACCTGCTCTACATCCACCAGTGGGACGGCCAGACCCCGATCACCGAGACCATCGCCACCGCCGACGAGCTGATCCGGGCCGGGAAGATCCGGTACTGGGGCGTGTCCAACTACAACGGGTGGCAGCTGGCCAAGACGGTCTACGAGGCCCGGGCGGCGGGGCTGCAGGGCCCGATCGCGCACCAGGCGTACTACACGCCCGAGGCCCGGGAGATCGAGTACGAGATCGTCCCGGCCGCCCGGGACCTCGGGATCGCGACCTTCGGCTGGAGCCCGCTGGGCGAGGGGCTGCTCAACGGCAGGGTCCGCCGCGGCGCCGAGACCCCGGCCGACACCCGTCAGGGCACCGGCTGGCCGGAGCCCCACGTGGTGGACCGGGACCGCGCCTACGACCTGATCGAGCTCTTCGCCGAGATCGCCGGGGAGCTCGGCTGGACGATCCCCCAGGTGGTGATCTCCTGGATCCTGGGCCGCCCGGGCATCGACGGCACCGTGATCGCCGCGCGCAGGTTCGAGCACCTCACGGAGGACCTCGACGCCGCCGAGCTGACGCTGCCGCAGGAGGCCCGGGACCGCATCACCACGGCGTCTCAGCTGCCCGCCTACTACCCGCTCTGGCACCGGCTGCTCAACGGCCAGGACCGGCCCGAGCCCGCGGAGGCGGAGTTCTACGCCGAGCAGCGGGGCCACGTCCTCGGGGAGGAGCAGGCCTGA
- a CDS encoding CPBP family intramembrane glutamic endopeptidase, protein MSAAILLISVVVSFGAVAIELLRGTMSTEEIASGQIGMTPVLLLATNLALIASAAVAVVLHRYLHRQPVGTLHAVEGRFRWGWLGRAAVVVVPLFVGYAAVVALLEAPGPLALDATAWAFLAIVLLTTPLQAAAEEYMFRGVIQRAAGSWVSGAVPSLVLGTLVSAAAFSIAHFASDGWLIAYYFVFGVAMSLLTHFTGGLEAASLVHAANNVVLFLVSTLTGQMGEAVDRSAGVGGPFMLAPMLVIAAVAAVLILLGRRRGLQRRAVPPATA, encoded by the coding sequence GTGAGCGCGGCGATCCTGCTGATCTCGGTCGTGGTGTCCTTCGGCGCCGTGGCGATCGAGCTCCTGCGGGGCACCATGAGCACGGAGGAGATCGCGAGCGGACAGATCGGGATGACCCCGGTCCTGCTGCTGGCCACCAACCTGGCGCTGATCGCCTCGGCCGCCGTCGCGGTGGTCCTGCACCGGTACCTGCACCGGCAGCCGGTCGGCACGCTGCACGCGGTGGAGGGTCGCTTCCGGTGGGGCTGGCTGGGACGGGCGGCCGTCGTCGTCGTCCCCCTGTTCGTGGGCTACGCGGCGGTGGTGGCGCTCCTCGAGGCCCCGGGGCCGCTGGCCCTGGACGCGACCGCGTGGGCCTTCCTCGCGATCGTCCTGCTGACCACGCCCCTCCAGGCGGCGGCCGAGGAGTACATGTTCCGCGGGGTGATCCAGCGCGCGGCGGGCTCGTGGGTCTCCGGGGCGGTCCCGTCCCTCGTGCTCGGCACTCTCGTGAGCGCGGCGGCCTTCTCGATCGCGCACTTCGCCTCGGACGGGTGGCTCATCGCGTACTACTTCGTCTTCGGGGTCGCGATGTCGCTGCTGACCCACTTCACGGGCGGGCTCGAGGCGGCCTCGCTCGTGCACGCGGCGAACAACGTGGTGCTGTTCCTCGTGTCCACGCTCACGGGGCAGATGGGCGAGGCGGTCGACCGCTCCGCCGGTGTGGGCGGCCCGTTCATGCTGGCGCCGATGCTCGTCATCGCCGCCGTCGCGGCCGTGCTGATCCTGCTCGGCCGGAGGCGGGGGCTGCAGCGCCGGGCCGTGCCGCCGGCGACCGCCTGA
- a CDS encoding PadR family transcriptional regulator, whose amino-acid sequence MNNALTLLGLLRREPSYGYDLKHAYDRYFGSQKPLAFGQVYSTLARMIRDELIRALGEEPGAGPDRKKYEITPAGQQRVEQWLHTPDVPSPTLQSELFAKTVIALLIEDDAQRLLDVQRAEHMARMRELTRLKREGDLLQVLMCDHGLFHIEADLRWIELTGARLTHLKKELTNA is encoded by the coding sequence ATGAACAATGCGCTGACCCTCCTGGGGCTGCTGCGGCGGGAGCCCAGCTACGGGTACGACCTCAAGCACGCCTACGACCGCTACTTCGGCTCGCAGAAGCCGCTGGCCTTCGGGCAGGTGTACTCGACCCTGGCCCGGATGATCCGGGACGAGCTGATCCGGGCCCTGGGCGAGGAGCCCGGGGCGGGCCCGGACCGGAAGAAGTACGAGATCACCCCGGCCGGGCAGCAGCGCGTGGAGCAGTGGCTGCACACCCCTGATGTGCCGTCCCCGACCCTGCAGAGCGAGCTGTTCGCCAAGACCGTGATCGCCCTGCTGATCGAGGACGACGCCCAGCGGCTGCTGGACGTCCAGCGCGCCGAGCACATGGCCCGGATGCGGGAGCTGACCCGGCTCAAGCGCGAGGGCGACCTCCTGCAGGTCCTGATGTGCGACCACGGGCTCTTCCACATCGAGGCCGACCTGCGCTGGATCGAGCTGACCGGCGCCCGCCTCACCCACCTCAAGAAGGAGCTGACGAACGCATGA
- a CDS encoding ABC transporter ATP-binding protein, whose product MTPTPVPLLSVRGVHKDFGATPALRGVDLEVLPGEVLAVMGPSGSGKSTLLHCMAGVMTPDRGTVSYTRPLDRSADRSADRPAARHEPAVVLSELGEAARSALRLREFGFVFQYGQLLPELSAVDNVTVPLLLAGTGRRAALRSAAELLGRLGLSGQEDRLPGELSGGQAQRVAIARAMVGEPALLFADEPTGSLDSLASETVLELMLELVREAGTTVVMITHDPRTAAYADREVIVRDGMIGADQWVAA is encoded by the coding sequence ATGACCCCCACCCCTGTTCCCCTGCTGTCGGTGCGCGGAGTGCACAAGGACTTCGGCGCCACCCCCGCGCTGCGCGGCGTCGACCTCGAGGTGCTCCCCGGCGAGGTGCTGGCCGTGATGGGCCCCTCCGGCTCCGGCAAGTCCACCCTGCTGCACTGCATGGCCGGGGTCATGACCCCTGACCGCGGCACCGTCAGCTACACCCGGCCCCTCGACCGATCCGCCGACCGATCCGCCGACCGGCCCGCCGCCCGGCACGAGCCGGCGGTGGTGCTCAGCGAGCTGGGCGAGGCGGCGCGCTCGGCCCTGCGGCTGCGCGAGTTCGGCTTCGTCTTCCAGTACGGGCAGCTGCTGCCCGAGCTGAGCGCGGTGGACAACGTCACCGTCCCGCTGCTGCTGGCCGGCACCGGGCGCCGGGCGGCGCTGCGCTCGGCCGCCGAGCTGCTGGGACGGCTGGGACTGTCCGGGCAGGAGGACAGGCTGCCCGGGGAGCTCTCCGGCGGCCAGGCCCAGCGGGTGGCCATCGCCCGGGCGATGGTCGGCGAACCGGCGCTGCTGTTCGCCGACGAGCCGACCGGGTCCCTGGACTCCCTGGCCTCAGAGACCGTCCTGGAGCTGATGCTCGAGCTGGTCCGGGAGGCCGGCACCACCGTGGTGATGATCACCCACGACCCCCGCACGGCGGCCTACGCCGACCGGGAGGTCATCGTGCGCGACGGCATGATCGGCGCCGACCAGTGGGTCGCGGCGTGA
- a CDS encoding ABC transporter permease, with protein sequence MNPAVLRLALVGSRSSLGRLAGIVGGVAVGVCLLLLVWGAGQGMIQRDARALWLDADRVPAVVAAAGAEGSAATEEARPVPLTADTALVDRADEVFRDQLVQRREVAVTEDSAVRIPGIGAPPEPGTYYASPALQDLIESVPADQLGDRFGTLAGAIEDTALAGPDSLVAVTGAEEAELRQRPAAAIVPDFSVNSFANNTGNYRTLMVVGGIAVLFPVLLLISISTRLGAAQRAERFATLRLIGASPRTVAGIAAVEIAATSLLGSVLGVVAAAAARPLAAQLPVNGTRLHPADLAVGPVTTAAVVAVVVLASAAVAGLRTLRAGIGPLGATRAQAEPAPTARRTVPLAAGLAAMGTGVLLADTGRLDPGALEVLLIGGFGLTAVGIVVVGPWLTLLAARIGLARASGAAAVIAAGRIRLTPRATFRSVSGLVIGVFMVSVFAGASSSVGPDETPSAGPGMLPPASVHTWLEPDRALADVTGLAGRAEGLDGVRDTVVGWTPPAADPGGSAQILLTDADATVLGFEDVPAAPVVAVDAAFFEAHTEEPRSLTAAPVTDLQGLVPALLVVDTDGSPGALDRARTVLTASGLSTTAAVSRADAAATGGAELVRSLSVLAYAAAFVVVVIAGISLAVATAAAVIDRRRVLGLMRLIGMPLSALRGVVVREAAVPLAAVLLLSAGLGFCVAWLLVTGLDDSRTVSWPGPAYLAALGASLLLALVAIAAACGMLRTNTAITTTRFE encoded by the coding sequence GTGAACCCGGCGGTGCTGCGGCTCGCGCTGGTGGGCAGCCGGTCCTCGCTGGGCCGGCTGGCCGGGATCGTGGGCGGGGTGGCGGTGGGGGTGTGCCTGCTGCTGCTGGTGTGGGGAGCGGGCCAGGGCATGATCCAGCGCGATGCGCGCGCCCTGTGGCTGGACGCGGACCGCGTGCCCGCGGTGGTCGCCGCCGCCGGTGCCGAGGGCTCCGCCGCGACCGAGGAGGCCCGGCCGGTGCCGCTCACCGCGGACACGGCCCTGGTGGACCGCGCCGACGAGGTGTTCCGGGACCAGCTCGTCCAGCGCCGCGAGGTCGCCGTCACCGAGGACTCCGCCGTGCGGATCCCCGGGATCGGCGCGCCCCCGGAGCCGGGGACGTACTACGCCTCCCCGGCCCTGCAGGACCTGATCGAGTCCGTCCCGGCCGATCAGCTCGGGGACCGCTTCGGGACCCTCGCCGGCGCGATCGAGGACACGGCCCTGGCCGGACCGGACTCCCTGGTGGCGGTCACGGGAGCCGAGGAGGCCGAGCTGCGGCAGCGGCCGGCCGCCGCGATCGTCCCCGACTTCTCGGTCAACTCCTTCGCCAACAACACCGGCAACTACCGCACCCTGATGGTGGTGGGCGGCATCGCCGTGCTCTTCCCCGTGCTGCTGCTGATCAGCATCAGCACGCGCCTGGGCGCGGCCCAGCGCGCGGAGCGCTTCGCGACCCTGCGCCTCATCGGGGCGAGCCCGCGCACGGTGGCCGGCATCGCGGCGGTCGAGATCGCCGCCACCAGTCTCCTCGGGTCCGTGCTGGGGGTCGTGGCCGCCGCCGCAGCACGCCCCCTGGCCGCCCAGCTGCCCGTCAACGGCACGAGACTTCACCCGGCCGACCTGGCCGTCGGGCCGGTCACGACCGCGGCGGTGGTCGCCGTGGTCGTCCTCGCCTCCGCCGCCGTGGCGGGCCTGCGCACCCTCCGCGCCGGGATCGGCCCCCTGGGTGCCACTCGAGCCCAGGCCGAACCGGCGCCCACCGCACGGCGGACGGTGCCCCTGGCGGCCGGGCTCGCGGCGATGGGCACCGGCGTCCTGCTCGCGGACACCGGGCGCCTCGACCCCGGCGCGCTCGAGGTGCTGCTGATCGGAGGGTTCGGTCTCACCGCGGTGGGCATCGTCGTCGTCGGACCCTGGCTGACGCTGCTGGCCGCCCGGATCGGGCTGGCCCGCGCCTCCGGCGCGGCCGCCGTGATCGCCGCCGGGCGCATCCGGCTCACGCCCCGGGCCACCTTCCGCTCCGTCTCGGGACTGGTGATCGGGGTGTTCATGGTCTCCGTCTTCGCCGGCGCCTCCAGCAGCGTGGGCCCGGACGAGACGCCCTCGGCCGGCCCCGGGATGCTCCCGCCCGCGAGCGTGCACACCTGGCTGGAGCCGGACCGGGCGCTCGCGGACGTGACCGGGCTCGCCGGGAGGGCCGAAGGCCTCGACGGGGTCCGGGACACCGTGGTGGGCTGGACTCCTCCCGCGGCGGACCCCGGCGGCAGCGCCCAAATCCTGCTCACAGACGCCGATGCCACCGTCCTCGGGTTCGAGGACGTCCCGGCCGCCCCGGTGGTCGCCGTGGACGCCGCCTTCTTCGAGGCCCACACCGAGGAGCCCCGTTCGCTGACCGCCGCCCCCGTGACGGACCTGCAGGGGCTGGTGCCGGCACTGCTGGTGGTGGACACCGACGGGAGCCCCGGGGCCCTCGACCGTGCCCGCACTGTGCTCACCGCGTCGGGGCTCAGCACCACCGCGGCGGTCTCCCGGGCCGACGCCGCCGCCACCGGCGGCGCGGAGCTGGTCCGGAGTCTGTCCGTGCTGGCCTACGCCGCGGCGTTCGTGGTGGTGGTCATCGCCGGGATCTCCCTGGCCGTGGCCACCGCCGCGGCCGTCATCGACCGCCGGCGGGTGCTGGGGCTGATGCGCCTCATCGGCATGCCGCTGTCCGCCCTGCGCGGTGTGGTGGTGCGCGAGGCCGCCGTGCCCCTGGCCGCGGTGCTGCTGCTCTCGGCCGGGCTGGGGTTCTGCGTGGCGTGGCTGCTCGTCACCGGTCTCGACGACAGCCGCACCGTCAGCTGGCCCGGTCCGGCCTATCTCGCCGCCCTCGGCGCGAGCCTCCTGCTCGCGCTGGTGGCGATCGCCGCCGCCTGCGGGATGCTCCGCACGAACACCGCCATCACCACCACCCGCTTCGAGTAG
- a CDS encoding LTA synthase family protein encodes MSDRNLHVIRRVGAVLVHVLVYVLIWAGLALLIAAAGIRYYWGEISVGQMLLNLVSVEMDGGGGAIVWMGILGIGVVPLLLTAGIALWQHVRRRRRRQHDQDPRPRRTRWIMRTLTTALVGTLVVGGTTAFATTVGVRDYIRAGNSEYDLGDYYTAPVVTGDQDRRNLVLIYLESGEQTLANDEHFEKDAFAPLKEVTEASDGWQSVADLQQYRGGGWTMAGLTATQCGIPLKGMGSAADSGALNELGGDVETYLGGTTCLGDVLDEHGYRSVFLGGANASFAAKDTFLSSHGYDEVKDLSDWRAAGDPEESFRGDWGLSDGRLMAHAADKIDELHAEAEETGRPFNLSVLTLDTHEPVHIYDYCTVDTQNEVTSAFFCSMTQVAGFVQHMEEQGYLEDTAVVIMGDHLKHMSAGDAFHEQLDHHDNRTIFNRIWVPGADGNSTPRPGVDQLSMYPTLLEAAGLTLQDRAAGLGVSAFAPTVPEDSAQAMQPELYAELLDSRSAPFYAEAWAGETGAE; translated from the coding sequence ATGTCCGATCGAAATCTTCACGTGATCCGCCGGGTCGGCGCTGTTCTGGTGCACGTCCTGGTCTACGTCCTCATCTGGGCGGGGCTCGCGCTGCTCATCGCCGCCGCCGGCATCCGGTACTACTGGGGCGAGATCTCCGTGGGCCAGATGCTCCTGAACCTCGTCTCCGTGGAGATGGACGGCGGGGGCGGCGCCATCGTCTGGATGGGCATCCTGGGGATCGGCGTGGTGCCCCTGCTCCTCACCGCCGGGATCGCCCTGTGGCAGCACGTCCGGCGCCGCAGGCGCCGCCAGCACGACCAGGACCCTCGTCCTCGTCGCACACGGTGGATCATGCGCACCCTCACCACCGCCCTGGTGGGCACGCTGGTGGTCGGCGGCACCACGGCCTTCGCCACCACGGTGGGCGTGCGGGACTACATCAGGGCGGGGAACTCCGAGTACGACCTCGGCGACTACTACACGGCGCCGGTCGTCACCGGGGATCAGGACCGGCGCAACCTGGTGCTAATCTACCTCGAGTCCGGCGAGCAGACCCTCGCCAACGACGAGCACTTCGAGAAGGACGCCTTCGCCCCGCTCAAGGAGGTCACCGAGGCCTCGGACGGCTGGCAGAGCGTGGCGGACCTCCAGCAGTACCGGGGCGGGGGCTGGACCATGGCCGGTCTCACCGCCACGCAGTGCGGCATCCCGCTGAAGGGCATGGGCTCCGCCGCGGACAGCGGCGCCCTCAACGAGCTCGGCGGGGACGTGGAGACCTACCTGGGCGGCACAACCTGCCTGGGCGACGTCCTGGACGAGCACGGATACCGCAGCGTCTTCCTGGGCGGCGCCAACGCCTCCTTCGCCGCGAAGGACACCTTCCTGAGCAGCCACGGCTACGACGAGGTCAAGGACCTCTCCGACTGGCGCGCCGCCGGTGACCCGGAGGAGAGCTTCCGCGGCGACTGGGGCCTGAGCGACGGACGCCTCATGGCCCACGCCGCGGACAAGATCGACGAGCTGCACGCCGAGGCGGAGGAGACCGGCCGGCCGTTCAACCTCTCCGTGCTGACGCTGGACACCCACGAGCCGGTGCACATCTACGACTACTGCACCGTGGACACGCAGAACGAGGTCACCTCCGCGTTCTTCTGCTCCATGACCCAGGTGGCCGGCTTCGTCCAGCACATGGAGGAGCAGGGCTACCTCGAGGACACCGCCGTGGTGATCATGGGCGACCACCTCAAGCACATGAGCGCCGGCGACGCCTTCCACGAGCAGCTGGACCACCACGACAACCGCACCATCTTCAACCGGATCTGGGTCCCGGGCGCGGACGGGAACAGCACGCCGCGCCCCGGCGTGGACCAGCTGAGCATGTACCCCACGCTCCTGGAGGCCGCCGGCCTGACCCTGCAGGACCGCGCGGCCGGGCTGGGCGTGTCCGCGTTCGCCCCGACGGTCCCGGAGGACTCGGCGCAGGCCATGCAGCCGGAGCTCTACGCCGAGCTGCTGGACTCCCGCTCCGCGCCGTTCTACGCGGAGGCCTGGGCAGGCGAGACCGGCGCCGAGTAG
- a CDS encoding zinc-binding dehydrogenase, which yields MKIRGAVLETMEASAPYAESQPLRVEELELGEPGPTELRVRITAAGVCHSDLSVVNGNRPRPLPMLLGHEAAGVVEHVGAEVTDLAVGQHVVMAFLPRCGECAACKTEGLLPCTVGSKANASGTLIEGSMHLRSETRGNVYHHLGVSGFATHAVVDRRSVVPVGEDVPGPIAAVMGCAVLTGGGAVINAAQATPDDAVAVVGLGGVGLAAVLVAKAVGCRRVIAVDALAEKLELAKEFGADEALTPDELVALEDKPRVVIEAAGHPRAFETAFNATAVGGVTVTVGLPAPGAMSQIEPLKITAEARQIIGSYLGSAVPAVDIPKYEQMWRDGVLPLEKLITSHITLDQINESMDELDAGRAVRQVIEF from the coding sequence GTGAAGATTCGTGGAGCCGTCCTGGAGACCATGGAGGCCTCCGCCCCGTACGCCGAGTCGCAGCCGCTGCGCGTCGAGGAGCTCGAACTCGGCGAGCCCGGGCCCACCGAGCTGCGGGTGCGGATCACCGCCGCCGGGGTGTGCCACTCCGACCTCTCCGTGGTCAACGGCAACCGGCCGCGGCCCCTGCCGATGCTGCTGGGACACGAGGCCGCCGGCGTCGTCGAGCACGTGGGCGCCGAGGTCACCGACCTGGCCGTGGGCCAGCACGTGGTGATGGCGTTCCTGCCGCGCTGCGGCGAGTGCGCCGCGTGCAAGACCGAGGGGCTGCTGCCGTGCACGGTCGGCTCGAAGGCCAACGCCTCCGGCACCCTCATCGAGGGCTCGATGCACCTGCGCTCCGAGACCCGCGGGAACGTCTACCACCACCTGGGGGTCTCCGGTTTCGCCACCCATGCCGTGGTGGACCGGCGCTCCGTGGTGCCCGTGGGCGAGGACGTCCCGGGCCCCATCGCGGCCGTCATGGGCTGCGCGGTGCTCACCGGGGGAGGAGCCGTGATCAACGCGGCGCAGGCCACCCCCGACGACGCCGTGGCCGTGGTCGGCCTCGGCGGCGTGGGACTCGCCGCGGTGCTGGTCGCCAAGGCCGTGGGCTGCCGCCGGGTGATCGCCGTGGACGCGCTGGCCGAGAAGCTGGAGCTCGCCAAGGAGTTCGGCGCGGACGAGGCGCTCACCCCGGACGAGCTCGTGGCGCTCGAGGACAAGCCGCGCGTGGTGATCGAGGCCGCCGGGCACCCCCGGGCGTTCGAGACCGCCTTCAACGCCACCGCCGTGGGCGGGGTGACCGTCACCGTGGGCCTGCCCGCGCCGGGGGCGATGTCCCAGATCGAGCCGCTGAAGATCACCGCCGAGGCCCGCCAGATCATCGGCAGCTACCTCGGCTCCGCCGTGCCGGCGGTGGACATCCCCAAGTACGAGCAGATGTGGCGGGACGGCGTGCTGCCGCTGGAGAAGCTCATCACCTCGCACATCACGCTGGACCAGATCAACGAGTCGATGGACGAGCTGGATGCGGGCCGGGCGGTGCGACAGGTGATCGAGTTCTAA
- a CDS encoding DUF3427 domain-containing protein, with amino-acid sequence MLDGLEWNVRLSSVATPALLHKFEATFESYWASESFESYNPDDDGERLARALAEGGGRVSSEVSIAHLDVQPYPYQAQMLQELEAERVIHDRHRNLVVAATGTGKTILAALDYRRLQAGTPGELSLLFVAHRREILEQARQTYATVLRDGAFGELMVDGYQPVRGKHVFASIQSLNAKSLDRFAPESFDVVVIDEFHHADAPTYRKIIEHFQPQELLGLTATPERGDGVNVAEKFFGGRIASELRLWDALDQQLLTPFHYFGVSDGVDLSSLQFRRGRYEDKELDAVYTGNDARTAKVLQALNDKVLDPHRMKAIGFCVSVKHAEYLARKFTAAGLPSAALSGESSSDERRTALKSLQLGELRAVFAVDLFNEGLDIPQVDTILMLRPTQSSTLFLQQLGRGLRLAPDKPVLTVLDFIGFQHREFRFDLKYRAVTGSSRTRLAKDLEEGFSFLPSGTQVVFDTVAQSVVLDNVKRQLRLTTRQVVDEIRDLAAQQPSPESYTLRQYLTDSLSEASDIYRRNKFDGRPTTWNTLRRAGGLVPDVLWPAEDQETEVLVLLQRAKAFLNVDDPARLRCYEDLLRPDAPPVLSLPLREQRIARMLYYSFWPQGRKSGGPGELESGLQLLRSHAILRNELTQLIDVTADGARNLPRSLGQDYADIPLQTHAHYTREELLAGLGMGEEGQRTPGTVREGVSWIPSSRCEALLVTLHKSEKDFSPNTMYKDYAVSETLFHWESQNQTTPESAAGQRYQHHTVQNSHIMLFVRESPTQEAGTSPYVFLGPVDYVSHEGSKPMSIIWKLRRPMPSPVFSAASTVAPLS; translated from the coding sequence ATGCTGGACGGGCTCGAGTGGAACGTGCGCCTGTCCTCCGTCGCGACGCCGGCACTCCTCCATAAGTTCGAGGCGACCTTCGAGAGCTACTGGGCGTCGGAGAGCTTTGAGTCCTACAACCCGGATGATGACGGCGAGCGCCTGGCGAGGGCGCTCGCCGAAGGAGGCGGACGGGTGTCTTCGGAGGTCTCCATTGCGCACCTAGATGTCCAGCCCTATCCCTACCAAGCTCAAATGCTCCAGGAGCTGGAGGCCGAGCGTGTTATTCACGACCGCCACCGGAATCTCGTGGTCGCCGCGACGGGCACTGGAAAAACCATCCTCGCGGCTTTGGACTATCGCAGGCTGCAGGCCGGTACCCCTGGTGAGCTATCACTGCTTTTTGTGGCCCACCGCCGAGAAATTCTCGAGCAAGCACGCCAGACCTATGCCACAGTTCTGCGTGACGGCGCCTTCGGTGAGCTCATGGTCGACGGCTATCAGCCAGTCAGAGGCAAACACGTTTTTGCGTCGATTCAATCTCTTAACGCCAAGAGCCTGGACCGCTTCGCCCCTGAGTCGTTTGACGTGGTAGTCATCGACGAGTTCCACCATGCCGATGCTCCGACCTACCGCAAGATCATTGAGCACTTCCAGCCTCAGGAACTCCTCGGACTCACCGCCACTCCGGAGCGCGGCGACGGCGTCAACGTCGCAGAGAAGTTCTTTGGAGGCCGCATTGCGAGCGAACTGCGCCTGTGGGATGCCCTCGATCAGCAGTTGCTGACGCCGTTCCATTATTTCGGCGTCTCAGATGGCGTCGACCTGTCTTCACTTCAGTTCCGGCGGGGTCGGTACGAGGACAAAGAACTGGATGCCGTCTACACGGGCAATGACGCACGCACGGCCAAGGTGTTGCAGGCTCTCAACGACAAGGTGCTCGATCCGCATCGCATGAAAGCCATTGGCTTCTGCGTCTCCGTCAAACATGCGGAATATTTGGCACGGAAGTTCACGGCGGCCGGGCTGCCGTCCGCGGCACTGTCCGGGGAGAGTTCCAGCGACGAGCGGCGGACTGCCCTCAAGTCGCTGCAGCTCGGAGAACTGCGTGCCGTCTTTGCCGTCGATCTGTTCAACGAAGGCCTTGATATTCCGCAGGTTGACACCATTCTCATGCTCCGGCCGACGCAGTCCTCCACGCTGTTTCTGCAACAACTGGGACGCGGCCTGCGGCTAGCTCCCGATAAACCCGTACTAACCGTTCTGGATTTCATCGGATTCCAGCACCGAGAGTTCCGGTTCGACCTGAAATACCGTGCCGTGACGGGATCGAGCCGGACGCGCCTGGCCAAGGACCTGGAGGAGGGTTTTTCCTTCCTCCCCTCCGGAACGCAGGTCGTCTTCGATACTGTCGCCCAATCCGTGGTGCTCGACAACGTGAAGCGTCAACTGCGCCTGACGACCCGGCAAGTGGTCGACGAGATTAGGGATTTGGCGGCGCAGCAGCCGTCGCCCGAGTCGTACACCCTGCGTCAGTACCTGACAGATTCCCTCTCAGAGGCATCGGACATCTACCGACGGAACAAGTTTGACGGTCGGCCGACGACCTGGAACACCTTGCGTCGTGCCGGTGGACTGGTCCCCGATGTTCTGTGGCCCGCCGAGGATCAGGAGACGGAGGTCCTCGTTTTGCTACAGCGCGCCAAGGCGTTTTTGAACGTGGATGACCCCGCCCGGCTACGGTGCTACGAGGATTTGCTTCGCCCGGATGCCCCGCCGGTGTTGTCTCTGCCGCTCAGAGAGCAGCGAATAGCGCGCATGCTCTACTACTCCTTCTGGCCACAGGGTCGGAAGAGCGGCGGTCCGGGCGAATTAGAGAGCGGCCTCCAGCTGCTCCGGTCGCACGCCATCCTGCGGAACGAGCTGACGCAGCTCATCGACGTCACCGCCGACGGCGCACGCAACCTGCCGCGTTCACTGGGACAGGACTACGCCGACATTCCCCTGCAGACACATGCGCACTACACCCGGGAGGAACTTCTGGCCGGTCTGGGCATGGGAGAAGAAGGGCAGCGCACTCCCGGCACAGTGCGCGAAGGCGTGTCCTGGATTCCGTCATCACGCTGCGAGGCGCTTCTCGTCACGCTCCATAAGTCGGAGAAGGACTTTTCGCCCAACACCATGTACAAGGACTACGCCGTCTCCGAGACGCTCTTCCACTGGGAGTCGCAGAACCAGACGACTCCGGAATCCGCAGCGGGACAGCGTTATCAACACCACACCGTACAGAACAGCCACATCATGCTGTTTGTCCGTGAGTCCCCGACTCAGGAGGCCGGCACCTCGCCGTACGTCTTTTTGGGACCTGTCGATTATGTGTCGCACGAAGGGTCCAAACCCATGTCGATTATTTGGAAATTGCGCCGTCCGATGCCGTCCCCCGTGTTCTCGGCCGCGAGCACGGTAGCGCCTCTCAGTTAG